In a genomic window of Accipiter gentilis chromosome 23, bAccGen1.1, whole genome shotgun sequence:
- the CHST13 gene encoding carbohydrate sulfotransferase 13 isoform X2: MRSTWQGKAGRSPLQALYESDQFEQSSLQAVHQQRRELLSNICNRYTRKRRLLRPDDLRHLVVDDTHGLLYCYVPKVACTNWKRVMMVLTGQGKYRDPLEIPANEAHVSSNLRTLSEYSIPEINHRLRSYLKFIFVREPFERLVSAYRNKFTRSYNTAFHKRYGTKIIRRHRQEPSDKALERGDDVRFEEFVYYLLDPRTQREEPFNEHWERVHSLCHPCIVHYDVVGKYETLAEDANYILQLVGADMSVKFPSSSKTTRTTDDMTAQFFQDISPFYQRRLFNLYKMDYLLFNYSIPSYLRIR, encoded by the coding sequence tttgaGCAGTCATCACTGCAGGCGGTTCACCAGCAGAGACGGGAGCTGTTGAGCAACATCTGCAACCGTTACACCCGCAAGCGGCGTCTCCTGCGTCCGGATGACTTGCGGCACTTGGTGGTGGATGACACGCACGGGCTGCTCTACTGCTACGTGCCCAAAGTGGCTTGCACTAACTGGAAACGGGTGATGATGGTCCTGACAGGGCAAGGCAAGTACCGGGACCCGCTGGAAATCCCCGCCAACGAGGCCCATGTCTCATCTAACCTGCGCACCCTCTCCGAGTACAGCATCCCTGAGATCAACCACCGCCTGCGCAGCTACCTCAAGTTCATCTTTGTGCGGGAGCCCTTTGAGCGCCTGGTCTCGGCGTACCGCAACAAGTTTACCCGCAGCTACAACACGGCCTTCCACAAGCGCTACGGCACCAAGATCATCCGGCGGCACCGGCAGGAGCCCAGCGACAAGGCCCTGGAGCGTGGGGACGACGTGCGCTTTGAGGAGTTCGTCTACTACCTGCTGGATCCACGGACGCAGCGGGAGGAGCCCTTCAATGAGCACTGGGAGCGGGTGCACTCGCTCTGCCACCCCTGCATCGTCCACTACGACGTGGTGGGCAAGTATGAGACCTTGGCCGAAGACGCCAACTACATCCTCCAGCTAGTTGGGGCCGACATGAGCGTCAAGTTCCCATCTTCATCCAAGACCACCAGGACGACAGATGACATGACGGCCCAGTTCTTCCAGGACATTAGCCCCTTCTACCAAAGGAGACTCTTTAATTTATACAAAATGGACTACTTGCTCTTCAATTACTCCATCCCCTCGTACCTCCGCATCCGATGA